In Mycolicibacterium phocaicum, one DNA window encodes the following:
- the secA2 gene encoding accessory Sec system translocase SecA2, with protein MAKTSTAKSGRLSSKFWKLLGASTDKNQNRSMNQVRASAEFDDKAAGLDDEQITKAAKLLELSELADAADIPQFLAIAREAAERTTGLRPFDVQLLGALRMMAGDVVEMATGEGKTLAGAIAAAGYALAGRHVHVISVNDYLARRDAEWMGPLLAAMGLTVGWITAESTAAERRAAYECDVTYASVNEIGFDVLRDQLVTHVDDLVSPRPDVALIDEADSVLVDEALVPLVLAGTTHRETPRMEIIRLVGEMTSENRVDDSLQYYDTDADRRNVHLTDAGARKLEKALGGIDLYSEEHIGTTLTEVNVALHAHVLLQRDVHYIVRDNAVHLINASRGRIASLQRWPDGLQAAVEAKEGIETTETGEVLDTITVQALINRYPTVCGMTGTALAAGEQLRQFYRLGVSPIPPNTPNIREDEADRVYITAAAKNQAVIEHIQEIHATGQPVLVGTRDVAESEELHAKLVKAGVPAVVLNAKNDEEEAAVIAEAGKLATVTVSTQMAGRGTDIRLGGSDEADHDAVAELGGLHVIGTGRHHTERLDNQLRGRAGRQGDPGSSVFFSSWEDDVVVSHLDPEKLPMQTDEDGRIISDRAGQMLEHAQRVAEGRLLDVHANTWRYNQLTAQQRAIIVERRETLLRTTTARDELKELAPDRYQQLADEVGEDELERICRLIMLYHLDRGWADHLAYLSDIRESIHLRALGRQDPLDEFHRMAVDAFASLAADAIEAAQQTFETANVLADEPGLDLSKLARPTSTWTYMIHDNPLADDTMAALSLPGVFR; from the coding sequence GTGGCGAAAACGAGCACCGCGAAATCCGGCCGGCTGAGCAGCAAGTTCTGGAAGCTGCTCGGTGCCTCCACCGACAAGAACCAGAACCGATCGATGAATCAGGTTCGGGCGTCGGCCGAATTCGACGACAAGGCCGCGGGGCTGGACGACGAGCAGATCACCAAGGCCGCCAAGCTGCTCGAGCTGTCCGAGCTCGCCGATGCCGCCGACATCCCGCAGTTCCTGGCCATCGCCCGCGAGGCCGCAGAGCGCACGACGGGCCTGCGCCCGTTCGACGTTCAGCTCCTCGGCGCGCTGCGCATGATGGCCGGTGACGTCGTCGAGATGGCCACCGGTGAGGGCAAGACCCTGGCCGGCGCCATCGCGGCTGCCGGTTACGCGCTGGCGGGACGGCACGTGCACGTCATCTCGGTCAACGACTACCTGGCCCGCCGTGACGCCGAGTGGATGGGACCGCTGCTCGCCGCCATGGGCCTGACGGTCGGCTGGATCACCGCCGAGTCGACGGCCGCCGAACGGCGCGCCGCCTACGAATGCGACGTCACCTACGCCTCGGTCAACGAGATCGGATTCGACGTCCTGCGCGACCAGCTCGTCACCCACGTCGACGACCTGGTGTCGCCGCGGCCCGACGTCGCACTCATCGACGAGGCCGACTCCGTGCTCGTCGACGAGGCGCTGGTGCCGCTGGTGCTCGCCGGCACCACCCACCGCGAGACCCCGCGCATGGAGATCATCCGGCTGGTCGGGGAGATGACCTCCGAGAACCGGGTCGACGACTCGCTGCAGTACTACGACACCGACGCCGACCGCCGCAACGTGCACCTCACCGACGCCGGCGCGCGCAAGCTCGAGAAGGCGCTCGGCGGCATCGACCTGTACTCCGAGGAGCACATCGGCACCACCCTGACCGAGGTCAACGTCGCCCTGCACGCCCACGTGCTGCTGCAGCGCGACGTGCACTACATCGTGCGGGACAACGCCGTTCACCTCATCAACGCCTCGCGCGGCCGCATCGCGTCGCTGCAGCGCTGGCCCGACGGCCTGCAGGCCGCCGTCGAGGCCAAGGAAGGCATCGAGACCACCGAGACGGGCGAGGTGCTCGACACCATCACCGTCCAGGCCCTCATCAACCGGTACCCGACGGTGTGCGGCATGACCGGTACCGCGCTGGCCGCCGGTGAGCAGCTGCGCCAGTTCTACCGGCTCGGGGTGTCGCCGATCCCGCCGAACACGCCGAACATCCGCGAGGACGAGGCCGACCGCGTCTACATCACCGCGGCCGCCAAGAACCAGGCCGTCATCGAGCACATCCAGGAGATCCACGCGACCGGTCAGCCGGTGCTGGTCGGCACCCGCGACGTCGCCGAATCCGAAGAGCTGCACGCGAAGCTGGTCAAGGCCGGCGTGCCCGCTGTCGTGCTGAACGCCAAGAACGACGAGGAAGAAGCCGCCGTCATCGCCGAGGCCGGCAAGCTCGCCACCGTCACCGTCTCCACCCAGATGGCCGGCCGCGGCACCGACATCCGCCTCGGCGGATCCGACGAAGCCGACCACGACGCCGTCGCGGAGCTGGGCGGCCTGCATGTCATCGGCACCGGCCGGCACCACACCGAGCGCCTCGACAATCAGCTGCGCGGCCGCGCCGGCCGTCAGGGCGACCCGGGATCATCGGTGTTCTTCTCCAGCTGGGAGGACGACGTCGTCGTCTCGCACCTGGACCCCGAAAAGCTGCCGATGCAGACCGATGAAGACGGCCGGATCATCAGTGACCGCGCCGGCCAGATGCTCGAGCACGCCCAGCGCGTCGCCGAGGGCCGGCTGCTGGACGTCCACGCCAACACCTGGCGCTACAACCAGCTCACCGCGCAGCAGCGCGCGATCATCGTGGAACGCCGAGAGACGTTGCTGCGCACCACAACCGCGCGTGACGAACTCAAGGAGCTGGCGCCGGACCGGTACCAGCAATTGGCTGACGAGGTCGGTGAGGACGAGCTCGAGCGCATCTGCCGGCTGATCATGCTGTACCACCTCGACCGCGGCTGGGCCGACCACCTGGCCTACCTGTCCGACATCCGCGAGAGCATCCACCTGCGCGCGCTGGGACGTCAGGACCCGCTCGACGAGTTCCACCGCATGGCGGTCGACGCGTTCGCGTCGCTGGCGGCCGACGCCATCGAGGCTGCGCAACAGACCTTCGAGACCGCCAACGTGCTGGCGGACGAGCCCGGCCTGGATCTGTCCAAGCTGGCGCGCCCGACATCGACGTGGACGTACATGATTCACGACAACCCGCTGGCGGACGACACGATGGCAGCGCTGAGCCTGCCCGGGGTATTCCGTTAG
- a CDS encoding CDP-alcohol phosphatidyltransferase family protein: MTTSDPEAGAADRVLTIPNALSALRLLLVPVFLYLLLSAHANGWAVAILMFSGFSDWADGKIARLVPNQSSRLGELLDPLVDRIYMLVVPVALAIAHVVPWWFVLTLIGRDAVLAATLPLLRGRGLTALPVTYIGKAATFALMSGFPLVLLGQWPDAWSRVVLACGWAFLAWGMAMYLWSAVLYLIQVSMVLRDLPPMTRSAA, translated from the coding sequence ATGACGACCAGCGATCCGGAAGCCGGCGCGGCCGACCGGGTGCTGACGATTCCCAACGCGCTCAGCGCGTTGCGGTTGCTACTGGTCCCGGTATTCCTGTACCTGCTGTTGTCGGCGCACGCGAACGGCTGGGCCGTCGCGATCCTGATGTTCAGCGGCTTCTCGGACTGGGCCGACGGCAAGATCGCACGCCTGGTGCCGAACCAGTCGTCGCGGCTGGGCGAGCTGCTGGACCCGCTGGTCGACCGGATCTACATGCTCGTCGTGCCGGTCGCGCTGGCGATCGCGCACGTCGTGCCGTGGTGGTTCGTGCTGACCCTGATCGGCCGTGACGCCGTGCTGGCGGCCACGCTGCCGCTGCTGCGCGGCCGCGGGCTGACGGCGCTGCCCGTCACCTACATCGGCAAGGCCGCGACGTTCGCGCTGATGTCCGGTTTCCCCTTGGTGCTGCTGGGGCAGTGGCCCGACGCCTGGAGCCGGGTGGTGCTGGCCTGCGGTTGGGCGTTCCTGGCGTGGGGCATGGCCATGTATCTGTGGTCGGCGGTGCTGTACCTGATCCAGGTGTCGATGGTGCTGCGGGACCTGCCGCCGATGACGAGGTCCGCCGCGTGA
- a CDS encoding DUF881 domain-containing protein: protein MTEAGTPRDRALGGYWPEAGRNSHVADEPVRIPVPSLLRSLLTDHLDPGYAAAAERRAAAGDGARRSRPRFADGAWLLVGVAAVSVVFVTAAQHAVSMAPANDQTQHVLSANARTAEERTRDSTATRDALAGQVEAARRSRLAGDAKGRELLAALEQAEFGAGVTAVTGPGLTVTVTEPPPSPNLSDVSKQRVAGSPQIILDRDLQLAVNSLWAAGAEAVSVGGVRIGPNVTMRQAGGGILVDNQPVASPYVIVAIGPPHAMQEVFEQTPAMQRLMLLAQSYGVGISVQTRDRLTVSAASVRDVNFSKEIGPK from the coding sequence GTGACTGAAGCCGGGACTCCCCGGGACCGGGCGCTGGGCGGCTACTGGCCGGAGGCCGGCCGCAACAGTCACGTCGCCGACGAGCCGGTCCGGATTCCGGTGCCGTCGCTGCTGCGTTCGCTGCTCACCGACCACCTGGACCCCGGTTACGCCGCCGCCGCCGAGCGCCGTGCCGCCGCGGGCGACGGTGCCCGGCGCAGCCGCCCCCGGTTCGCCGACGGCGCCTGGCTGCTGGTCGGCGTCGCCGCGGTGTCGGTGGTGTTCGTGACGGCGGCGCAGCATGCGGTGTCGATGGCTCCGGCCAACGACCAGACTCAACACGTGCTGTCGGCCAACGCGCGCACCGCCGAGGAGCGGACGCGCGACAGCACCGCCACCCGCGACGCGCTGGCCGGCCAGGTCGAGGCTGCACGCCGCAGCCGGCTGGCCGGCGACGCGAAAGGCCGTGAACTGCTGGCCGCCCTCGAACAGGCCGAGTTCGGTGCCGGCGTGACCGCGGTGACCGGACCCGGCCTCACCGTCACCGTCACCGAGCCGCCGCCGAGCCCGAACCTGTCCGACGTGTCCAAGCAGAGGGTTGCCGGTAGCCCGCAGATCATCCTGGACCGGGACCTGCAGCTGGCCGTCAACTCATTATGGGCGGCCGGTGCCGAGGCGGTCTCCGTCGGAGGTGTGCGGATCGGGCCGAACGTGACCATGCGGCAGGCCGGCGGTGGCATCCTCGTCGACAACCAGCCGGTCGCCAGCCCTTACGTGATCGTCGCCATCGGGCCGCCGCACGCCATGCAGGAGGTGTTCGAGCAGACGCCCGCCATGCAGCGGCTGATGCTGCTCGCCCAGTCGTACGGGGTGGGCATCAGCGTCCAGACCCGGGACCGGCTCACGGTGTCGGCCGCGTCGGTACGAGATGTCAACTTCTCCAAGGAGATCGGACCAAAGTGA
- a CDS encoding small basic family protein yields the protein MSGIAALVVGIVVGLIFHPSVPEAVQPYLPIAVVAALDAVFGGLRAYLERIFDAKVFVISFVFNVLVAAVIVYVGDQLGVGTQLSTAIIVVLGIRIFGNAAALRRRLFGA from the coding sequence ATGAGCGGGATCGCGGCACTGGTGGTCGGCATCGTGGTGGGATTGATCTTCCACCCGAGCGTGCCCGAAGCCGTCCAGCCGTATCTGCCGATCGCCGTGGTGGCGGCGCTGGACGCGGTGTTCGGGGGATTGCGGGCCTACCTGGAGCGCATATTCGATGCGAAGGTCTTCGTGATCTCGTTCGTCTTCAACGTCCTGGTCGCCGCGGTGATCGTGTACGTGGGCGACCAACTGGGCGTGGGCACGCAGCTGTCCACCGCGATCATCGTGGTGCTCGGTATCCGCATCTTCGGCAACGCTGCGGCGCTGCGCCGCAGGTTGTTCGGGGCGTGA
- a CDS encoding DUF881 domain-containing protein: protein MADEQHANEHHADEEHHGRHELPDGVPARLPRTRSQLMFGALAVLLCALLGVAIATQVRQTESGDALDTARPADLLVLLDSLQQREASLNTEVADLQKTLSSLQASGNSDQAAIENAQARLRALSILIGTVAATGPGVTITIQDIAPGVSPETLLDVINELRAAGAEAIEIRSGGGDQQTAVRVGVDTWVTGTAGALVVDNVTMNPPYSILAIGDPPTLAAAMNIPGGAMDSVKRVGGTMTVQQADTIDVSALRQPKPRQYAQPVK, encoded by the coding sequence ATGGCTGACGAACAGCACGCGAACGAGCACCACGCGGACGAGGAACACCACGGGCGCCACGAGCTGCCCGACGGCGTCCCGGCGCGGCTGCCGCGCACCCGCTCGCAGTTGATGTTCGGCGCGCTGGCCGTGCTGCTGTGCGCCCTGCTCGGGGTGGCCATCGCGACGCAGGTGCGTCAGACCGAATCGGGCGACGCCCTTGACACCGCGCGGCCCGCCGACCTGCTGGTGCTGCTCGACTCGCTGCAGCAGCGCGAGGCGTCCCTCAACACCGAGGTGGCCGACCTGCAGAAGACGCTGTCGTCGCTGCAGGCGTCGGGCAACAGTGATCAGGCCGCCATCGAGAACGCGCAGGCGCGGCTGCGGGCCCTGTCGATCCTGATCGGCACGGTCGCGGCCACCGGCCCGGGCGTCACCATCACCATCCAGGACATCGCGCCCGGCGTGTCGCCGGAGACCTTGCTCGACGTCATCAACGAGCTGCGCGCAGCCGGTGCCGAGGCCATCGAAATCCGGTCCGGCGGCGGTGACCAGCAGACCGCGGTGCGGGTCGGTGTCGACACCTGGGTGACCGGCACCGCGGGCGCGCTGGTGGTCGACAACGTGACCATGAACCCGCCGTATTCCATTCTCGCCATTGGTGATCCGCCGACGCTGGCGGCCGCGATGAACATCCCGGGCGGGGCGATGGACAGTGTGAAACGGGTTGGCGGCACAATGACCGTGCAACAGGCCGACACGATCGACGTGAGTGCCTTGCGGCAACCGAAACCGCGCCAATACGCTCAGCCCGTCAAGTAG